The genome window AGAGCTAACGGTGCACGTTAGCATGTACCCCTTACGAGCGCGGAATTCTGACACTGACACCCATTTCCCACCCCTCTGACCAAAGAATGCCAGTTATTCACTTGCGAACAAATGGCTAACAAATTCTGGTTTGTCTCACCATCACCATGTTAGAAATACCAAAATTACggaaaattcaaattaaatcaTAAGGACTTGACCTAAGAACGGAATGTTTGCCGATGTCCTGATAAACTTATTTTGCGGAGGACcggaaaattaaataaaaaataaaatttatctaGAGGCCTCCATGCATTCAATTCTCGTTTCTATGGCTAATTCGAGAAACTAAATTAACTAATAcgaataatattaattaatcggAAATTGATCACTTACCACGAACAAGCAGCTTGCGGTGGATTGCAGCGAGTGTGGAGTTTGCAGCTTCAGACGATTCAGGCTTCAAAAATCCATCTGCAAATAAAATTCGTAAACAAAATAtcatcaaattaaaaataaataaaaaaaaattattggggAAAGTGTGAAAAATAACACGGAATTGGACAAgaaattaagtaattaattaattaaaaattaaaattcagaaGATGACAAACACATGGACCCCTTGTGTTTGCGAAAGAGATACCAAGAACAAACAAAAAGCAACTCGATAAAAAAGCGgattaaattataaaattcaGAAGCAATAATTAGATACGGGATTCAATGGGGAGAAAGAATctaagcaaaaataaaaaaaaaacaaataacagCGTGCGTCGCGTGAATCTTCGGCGGTAAGATCCAAACGACAAGTCGTCGTCCGTACACGTACCTCGGTCAAATCCAGGCGCGAACAGCAGCACCACTGCGGCCACGACTCCGAAGAGAAGCAGCGACGCCACGACCGCAACGACTCGCCGTTTCGTCATCGTGCGGGTGAGTCGAGTTGGAAACGAACTCGGTTCCGAAAGAGCGAGTGCTGAACCGACGAACGAGTTACTGAGCAAGCTTCGAAGCTCTGCAGTGAAGAAATACAAGTGAGAGGGTGAAGGAACCGATGAATTTATATCACATCAAAAATCAATCAGATAAATCAGTCAAAAAAAACAATAGCCGtcgatttagagagagaaagaagagaggagagagagcgcTGAGATTTGACTTGCATAAAGTGGGAAGGACTCACGGGGAGGACGATAGATATAGAGAGGCTACACGCTAGGCTTTTTCTGTAGGATCAAAACAGGCAAAACGACGGCGGTTTGAAGTTTTGAGCGCCAGAGAGCTAGGTATTTCACAGAAGAGGAAACCGCGACTTTTTCCTCCGAATTGTCGAGGAAAACGATGCGTTTTGGTGCCGAATCGCTGCTGCGAGATACAATTGCGTGTGTGGGGAACTGTGGATTTTCCGGGAAACTTTTATGCAgcgaagagagagaaagagagagaaagagagagagagagagttagagagaggggagttagagagagaaaacaaGCGCAGGCTGTAAATAGTGGTACAGAGATGTACAAGGAAACAGCACACATAAATGGCAGACATTGTTGGCTGTGCAGAAAGAAAAGCTCCAAAAGCGAGACAGAAATGGCAGCGCAAAATCGCAAAAAGGCCTGAAATGTCAAAACACAAAAATCCTCCAAAAGCCGATCGCATTTAATGCTTCTCTGCGAATCTCAAAACCTATACATATAAACACAGTGAGTGTATCTATAGAATTAGACGACGTCGTACCTGCTCGGCGGATTAGGGTTTCCAGGACCGGGAATGAGGAAGAAGACGAGGGGAATGTGGTCGGTTGCTTGGTTTTGGAGGTGAGTGTTTATAAAgtgattatttaattaattaaattgaatgattATTAATTAACGAGGGATTAGAGCGCACGTGGGGGAGTTAATTGTTTTAACTGAGGGGAGAAATGAATGATTAGGTCATTTATCCGGTTTAGAGGGAGGGGGGAATGTTCGGGTacgggtgggggggggggaccGGGAGGTCCGGGACCACACGGAGGACGTTTGGGCATTCTGCGATAACACGTGCGTGTGCCTGTtaagattattattatttttttaatgattaatgttttattttgtttttttgctgTTTTAGGACATGGACAAGGATAAATTGGTAGGAATGTTGCTAAAGATGGAGATGGATGATATtgtcattttctttttgttttgggtaAATGAATTAGATTTGTTCATTGCAAGTTTGATAGAGACCAATAACACCAACATTGACAAGGAGAAACTTTTcacacacaaaagaagaaagGTTGTGATGATGCGTAAACATGTGCTATTAATTCACGTTTTATAACATTAACTCACTTCTATTAGAGAGCTATATACTATTTTTAGCTgttgaaaatgacaaaaacagCCTCCAGTCGAAAGGCTAAAAGGAATCGTGCTTTAggaatcatggcacatttagCCCCAGGGCAGGCTATGTGTACCCAACCCTTGGCTTAATTTTTTTCCACGGGTTCCACGGGGTCGGCCCATAGGAAAAGCGGCTCTAGCACATTAGTAGTCCTTCATGtctggagatggtcttaggaaTTGACATAACGAATCTCTTAAATCCCACATTAAAATCCTACACCacgaaaataataatataacacAACTTATAGGTAAGGAGTAAGCCCGATTGGTTCAGTTCACTTTATttcaaaaccaaaaactaaatCGAATGATAAACCGGTTTGGCTCAAATTTATAGGGATATATGGCATACCCGAAAACTGAAGGCATGAGATAACAAATGAGGAATCGTTTTTATCCCATACTCATTCCTTCTCATGCCCATTTTCTAATTCGTTACGTAAAATTTGACATTTTCTAAATCAAAGCCCTCCAAACCCAATTCTTGGTATGCAAGGAAATTGACCAAACCAGAGAAGGCAAAGACCCGTGTAATAGTCGATACGAAACCCAGTGTATTGTTTTTACTATATTTCAACATCGCATCCTACCGATTCAACCCAACACATACTGATGCTCATGGTTCATATTATCACTCTGATTTCTCTCCTTATACATTACACCATTTACGTCACGTAACTAGTGAGAAAGAAGGCCGGCGTGTTCCCCAACCGTCCAACAAATGGCTCCCGATCTACGTTTGAGTACTTCTGAAATTTGGGTCAACTACATTTCGCCAATTCCTAAAGATCACTACTGAACACAATGGCGAGACCGCTATCTTTTGGATTTCAAGTTCCCGGACTTCTTTGCTTCGAGTTCCCTTACCTTTTCAAGCAATAATTGAATGGTACTGGATGCATCCTGCAAAAACAAGCAAAATAAGGGAAGgggaagggggggggggggggagtgaATCTTAAAAGGTAAAAGGTACGAACAAAGAAATTGCGCTGACCTGCAGCTTCTTTCTCAAAGTGGCCTCTTCATTGTCTCGTCGCTCCCTCTCCTCGGAGAATATGCCAATTAGAGTTTCTTGTTCCCTGCTCATTTCCTCAATTTTTTCTTGTGCCGTTTGGAGCTGGTGATCACAAGAACAGGCAGTAATTGTCAAATTCTATCAAATATTCAAAGAGATCAATCGCTTGCTTAATAGATCTACTTCCCACTTTTTCCAACAATCTCGGCGAGAATTAGATAATGGGCACATACCTGAGTTTCAAGTAACTTGGATCTATCCTTTTCACGCTGCAAGTCCTGCTCCAAATCAGCAGAAGTTGCTCTGTCCTTCTCCGCCTCCAACCTATACAGAAGGAAAGAGTTGAGGACGATTCGCATGCAGCATGGTGATAAAGTACTGAAGCGAACATTAAGTCCATACGAATGTTTATATGGTGGTGAAAAGGACAGAACAAGTACCTTTGCTTCAGTTCACGATTCTCTTTTCTCAATCGCTCCAAAACGCCTGAATCACCATTGACATCATTCCCCTGCTAATTGAGCAAAACCCTAACTTTAGAAATATAATAACCCTCTAATGCAAAAAGTAATTTGAAGCAAAGTCAGTATAAGTAACCTTTGACTTGGAACTTGGGGTGTGTAAACTGGTTCCTCCACGTGTTGAATAATCTTGCTGAGATTGAGTACCGTCCATACATGAAGATAACCGAGTCACCGGGACATCTTTTCCAGAGTATTTCTTAGCAGAAAATGCCTTACTACTACTGCCATTCACTTGTTTATCGGTAACATTGACTGCTGAAGGTGATGGTGGTTCAGATGAGCTTGACGATCCTTCCCCTGATTTTGTGGGCGATTGCACTCTTTTTGTGGCTTTATCAGACGTGTGTACATTCACATGCCCATGATAAGTAGAAATATTTTTTGAAGCTTTAGAACGGAGCTTGCTGGAAACATTAACCGGTTTCTTGCTGCCTGATGTATTACCATTCGTTTCATAGGGAGGACCCTCtacaaatgaaaatatgaatatttATGACTTTATGAGGTTGACAAGGGTAAACCAAAAGAATGTATGGTACACAACATACCTTTATCTGCAGAGCCATTCTTATTCCGTGGAGCATAACCGATTTTATGACAATTGTCTCTCCTACATAGGCAGTGGCGAACACCCGTTTGTGAGCATCAAAGATTAAAAACAACAAAGCAACTCATAAAAGTCTGAACTCATTGTAAGCAATTAGCCCAAAGACCACAAACCAGTAAGTCTTTTGCATAGCTATTAATTTTCCCTCCAGTCTTTGAAGAACTGTTGTACGCTCAAACCCCTGCTTATCATGAGCTGGTTCAACAAAATTAGCTTCTAAAAGACCTACAAGAACAAAATGTCTCAGAAACAACTCACTTTCAGCTAATTAGTTAAAGTCAAGGAACTTGAATAAAGAAACAACACCTATAACACCACGGCCGTCACTTCCTGCAGCATTCCAAAGCCTCCAAAATGGCTGGAGATAAAAATGAACatcataaataaaatttaaaatttatcaaCTTCTGCTTAATGACCGATGAAAATTCATTGCTTAAACAAcatattcaaaacaaactcaagaaaTGCATAGTTTAAAACTAAAATACCTTAATCAGTCGATTCTTGTGATATACATTAAACCCTTGAACATCAATATGATGTTTTGCGTCCTTCACAAACCCAATGGTGACAACAGCAACCATCTGATGACAAGAGTTGCATGTCCTTAGAAAGACAACAAAATTACGCAAGATTATCACAGTAAAAGTTTGTAGTGAAATATTACATTTGAATCCTTTGTAACCCCATCAGCACCAGGCTGTGGCCGATATGTGACTTGCTGGGACATCATCATATCATTGACTATGTTGTGGTGCTCAACATCCTTCCCGCGAAGAATAATTCGAAAGTTATGAGGAATCCGCAAATAGAGAATTGATACATAGCTCTGGAGTCAAAATGAAGAAAcgtattaataataaataatagaTGAACAGATAGACAGTTTCTGTCTTCAAGTTGGACCAGGAACTATGACACAAATCAGCTTCATCTGTCTTCATTTCATATTATCATCTCTCTTAGTTCTTTATCATTTTACCATATGTAGCAAAACTGTTGTATTTTACTCCGACTAGACAGTACAGCCAACTAGTGTAAATATCCAAAATAAGCAATGCACACAAAGATAGCGACTAGCAGaagcggggggggggggggggggggggagtacAAATAGGTTTTTGACTTATTAAAGTTAAGATTAAATACATGAATTCCTCTGTTCTGATACAGAACCAAGACCCACCCAAGACCACTGGAAAATTGATAAGTGAGCAAACAGAACGGTGAAATTTAGTTTTACCCTCAATGAGTGCTGGTAAGTTAAGAAAAAACGAGAATTGGGATGGTCTTTTGCCATTTGTATACTCTTCTCGTCTCGATTGACACCTCTAATTTGAATATCCTGCAAAATACACACCATATACAATTTTGCTGGAATCACAACGCCACTGAAGTTCAAAAAATTAGGAGACAAATATCCAGTCAACCAACATACATGTGGATCAGCTTCAAAATCAAGCTCCAGCTGTCCTTCATCATCCTCCCAAAGGTTGTAGATGATTATTCGGGTTCCATGGGTTTTCATCATATAgaactaaacaaaaaataaaattaacaaaattcatAACAAAATCTGTATCAAATTTACCAATTTGGTATAAGCTCTAGAACACAATTACCTGATGAAGCAGGTCTTCTTCATCAAAAAATGGGGACCATTGGATTATTGTTTCCAAATTTTTATCCCAATCAATTGACGAGGATCTTAACATCTTGTTCCAAGCCCCTTGTCCTCTCTCATAGTCAAGCTTTTCATTCATGTACACAACAAAACACATCATTTAGATGAAGGACCAGCTTGTGATTTTTATgcaacaatttatttttttcttgtttgtggGATTTGGATAAGTTTACTGAAAATCCAAAATGCAAGCATACTAGTACTTCATTTAGGAAACGAATACATGTAATATACAAAAAACATGGCATagtaaaatctaacattaattaGAAAAAAGAATTAGTCATAAAAAAATGGTGTACTCGAACCTCCACCCCTAAATCCAAATAGTCCACCCTGTCAACATCCTACAACTTTCTTCTCTCCAAACACGCCAAATAAAACCTAGTGGATCAAATCATAATACAGACAAACAAAAATCTCAGCTAAGGCACTCAACACAACACCCTTTGTTGCAAAGTTTTCTTCCCAAGGCAGTTAAAGACTGGTTTCATGAGTGATGCAAATCATCTAGGCCGAAACCTAAGGCTTACCCTCTTTTACTGGCATAATTTTTTTAGTTCCAATAAACGTTAAAGCCCAACCTACCTCACCAATGTGACAACTGACAACTGTCTATAGACACATTGAATCAACATAAAGACTTGAAGAGAATATGTATAAATTCCAATAGGTAGAGGAAGACAATTTAAATGCCATACCATGGGAACTACAATATCTTCCTTTCCCGTGCTCGTCAAAAATGTGTAAGACAGCAATCCAATGCTCTGTGTAGCACTAAAAGCAATGTGAACATATCTCAATTAGTTTCaagaatagaaaaaataaatctATCCATTTTTTCCTATTCATAATAGATAATGAGAAGAGGCCACTGGGTACACCAATAGAAGTCGTAAATATgaccaaacacacacacacacacacacacacacatacattgGTGACAGTACTGATTTAACTGATACTACTTCAACAATGAACAAAAAGCATGGGGTATAATTCCACTATCCAAATTAGAGCAACAAGTAATACAATTTCTTAATAGTTCCAGATGATTAGTTGCTCTCATTTTATTCAGTCACTCTTTATGACAAAGTGCAAGCTAAGTTTGTATGGATTCTCCATGCTAAAGTGGATTCAAGATATGAAAATAGAAATTCCTGCAAGCAATGATGGTTTCTGAACCTCAGAAGCAACACACAAATCTAAAATCTAGCGTTGTTCCCATGAGCTGAAGAAATAACCACTACAAACCTAACATGAAATGCTCTGTAAAAGAAACAACGATAGACAATTGTGACCAGAAAGACACCTTTTTCCATCTTTTCCACTAGAACGAGAGAACACAATTACATCTGCTCCAAGCCTCATGGTACTTGTCTTAAAGCCATTTCCATCTGTATAAACAAGCAACTTACATGATTCTTTGGAGATTacagaaaaccaaaaacacTATAGCTAAATACTGGTGTCATACATTGTCCAATAGTGTTTGCAACTTTGCTTTTCGCAGAATACCCCAACGACATGCAATGTCGCATCTTATCTGGACCCATCCCACCACCATTATCTGCAATGTACATCAAATGAATTTCCGAACAAACAGAATATCAGAATTTGAGAACAAAATTAAAACCTCTTAGCATTCTTCAAACGACATCCAACAATAAGGTAAAGTTGCTGGAGAACTAAGAAAGTTAAAATACCTTCAATCAGCAACATTCTGCTTCTGTCTTTCTTATTTTCAAGCATATCTATATTAACATATGTAGCACCACTGCAAACCTAACATTACAGTGAAGAAATAACTCCAATCAATGATTAAACAGAAAACACATGTAGAAACATAACGAAGATATAGAATGGAAAACTACCTCGTCCAATGCGTTGTCTAAGAGCTCGGCGAAAGCTGTAAAACATCACAAGGTCACACTCCAGCATTAACCACCAAAGACACAAAATCAAGAACTACACAGAACATCAATTAAATTTACCTCCAAGGGCCCACTTATGGCTCGTAGCATTCGAATGCAGAAACTTTGGGTGAACCCGGACATGGTCTATCCCACCTGCATATTCAACAGTAAATTTGTTAAACATCATATTTGGCACGGGACATATCCGTTGGTGCATGTTGCATGTTTTTTGCAAATGATATAGTGCTAATTGATGAAACGTAGGACAGAGTAAATGCAAAGATTAACCTTTGGCAGGAAGTGTTGAAATCTAAAGATCTTCACCTAAGTAGGTCAAAGACAAAGTATATGGAGTTCAGGTTCAATGGGAATGGGGTTCAAATGAGATAGGGGTGAGGATTGAAGATCATGAAGTACCAAAGATGAACACTTTCGCTATCTTGGAATGAAGAATTGgatagagatctcaaccatagaacaTAAGTTTGATGGATGAAGTGAAAGAGTGCATCGGGTGTGTTGTGAGACCTGCGTATGCCACTAaagagggaaaattttataagacggcaataaggccaacaaTGCTTTATGACATAGAACATTGGGCGGTTAAGTATCACGTGCaaaaatgagtgtagcggagAAGAGAATGTTTCGTTAGATGTGTGGGTACATGAAAAATGACAGGATTAAGAACAATGATATCCGAGATAAAGTAGAAGTGGCCGAAAATGAAGATAGATGAGAGAAAACAggttaaggtggtttggacatgtgaaacgtAGAACTACATATGCTCCGATTAGAAAATTTGATAATGTGATTATGAGGCACACTCAGGAAAAAAAGAATAGACGAACACCTAGATGACGTGGACACAGACTTTAAGAAGAGACATGAGATACTTGAGCTAACAAAATAGTGCAAAACCGAACACAATGGTATTATAGGATTCATTTATCCGATCACACTTAGTGAAGGctggctttgttgttgtttttgtttgtttcataGTCTGATCATGTTAGAATCTCCAAATTAGGCAACAGACCCCATTTGTAAACAGAATCCACTCATGCATGTGAAACATGAATCTTTTCAATGGGTGAAGCAGTAAACTTCCATCACATTGCGTTCATAACTTGAAAAGATCGAAAATTTTCTCGGCAACCGAACAGATCTTAgtaaaaacaaacacaaagaaAACAATGTAGATATTTTGAAGAGCAAATAGAGAGTTTAAGATTACCGGCAGAAGAATCCCAATCGCCACAAGGAGATCCTTCATAATCCCCGGCCTTCCAAAACTGCTTAAAGTGCGACCGACTCATCACCCCGCGCTCTTCCCTTCGCGCAACCGCCGCATCCGGCCCGGGAAGCAGCCGCCCCACCTCTTCTGGCGGTAGAGGGCTCAAAAACCCAACCGGAAATCCGACTCCCATCCCGTCCAACTTCCTCTTCTTCGTCAAAACCCCCGAAGCTCCGCCGCCGCCGACCGCCGAATCGTCGGAGTCGGAGTCGCTGCTGCTACTGTCGCTACTCGTGCTCAGGCAAATTACGGAATCCGGCGGCAACTTACAACCGACGCCGCTTCGCTTCGGCGTTGGAATATACGAAGCTTCCAGGAGCTCCTGCTTCACCCTCGCGTCCATGGCTTTGAAAACAAGAGATTCAAAAGACCGaatcaattttttgttaaattccgctttcttttcttttccctgCCGCTTTGAACTCTCAGAAACCAgagctttcttttcttttttttcttttctggtttAAACGCAATAAAATTTCCTCTACTATGTAATACTCCTTCCCTTAGGCGTCAGATGTATTAGATTTAAttgtaaatttaaatttattattactaATCTATTTTAAAATAAACCCGCCTCTTCTTTTTTAGGATAGATGCTatcgtttgttttttttttttaaatataatttccATATGTGCTACATTCACCCATCCGTCTTATTTTTTCACTCTTTTATTAGCATGAATATCCATGGTAGATATTATGAAGAGGTTGGTAAGTCTAGAAATACTCATTTTCGTTATTAGCATAATATTtatggagttttaacgaaaagtccgtgatactgttcattttaaccaaaaatcatatttttacactaaaaagtcaaacctggtactattcattttactatttattttgtctttatcgttaaatctcaaagttttcaagcccttttcattagttttccttaatatttagtgatttttttcaAGTCTCAAGTTCGATTATTAATAATGGATACGACACATAATTATGACTAATACATCATGCGGCTTGATTTGGCAAAAACCTTTCTTTACCAACTTCGTTCGTTAAAAAGAAATTGAGATCGAAATTATCATAATAGtgtttaatgtttaaattataATGTAGAGTAAACTTGATCTTATTCTTCGTGTCAACCACCTATTAATGGTAATATATGTTGTTTTGGAGCAATCCAAATATGCAAattgtgattaaattaatttgaTTAAGATAGATTATGGTTAATAAAATAACTGATAAATTATGATTACAGACTTCataatatgatttttttatatataatttaattaactCTCTCATcgtactaaaataaaataaaa of Malus sylvestris chromosome 6, drMalSylv7.2, whole genome shotgun sequence contains these proteins:
- the LOC126626967 gene encoding protein MICRORCHIDIA 7-like isoform X1 — translated: MDARVKQELLEASYIPTPKRSGVGCKLPPDSVICLSTSSDSSSSDSDSDDSAVGGGGASGVLTKKRKLDGMGVGFPVGFLSPLPPEEVGRLLPGPDAAVARREERGVMSRSHFKQFWKAGDYEGSPCGDWDSSAGGIDHVRVHPKFLHSNATSHKWALGAFAELLDNALDEVCSGATYVNIDMLENKKDRSRMLLIEDNGGGMGPDKMRHCMSLGYSAKSKVANTIGQYGNGFKTSTMRLGADVIVFSRSSGKDGKSATQSIGLLSYTFLTSTGKEDIVVPMLDYERGQGAWNKMLRSSSIDWDKNLETIIQWSPFFDEEDLLHQFYMMKTHGTRIIIYNLWEDDEGQLELDFEADPHDIQIRGVNRDEKSIQMAKDHPNSRFFLTYQHSLRSYVSILYLRIPHNFRIILRGKDVEHHNIVNDMMMSQQVTYRPQPGADGVTKDSNMVAVVTIGFVKDAKHHIDVQGFNVYHKNRLIKPFWRLWNAAGSDGRGVIGLLEANFVEPAHDKQGFERTTVLQRLEGKLIAMQKTYWRDNCHKIGYAPRNKNGSADKEGPPYETNGNTSGSKKPVNVSSKLRSKASKNISTYHGHVNVHTSDKATKRVQSPTKSGEGSSSSSEPPSPSAVNVTDKQVNGSSSKAFSAKKYSGKDVPVTRLSSCMDGTQSQQDYSTRGGTSLHTPSSKSKQGNDVNGDSGVLERLRKENRELKQRLEAEKDRATSADLEQDLQREKDRSKLLETQLQTAQEKIEEMSREQETLIGIFSEERERRDNEEATLRKKLQDASSTIQLLLEKVRELEAKKSGNLKSKR
- the LOC126626967 gene encoding protein MICRORCHIDIA 7-like isoform X2, which codes for MDARVKQELLEASYIPTPKRSGVGCKLPPDSVICLSTSSDSSSSDSDSDDSAVGGGGASGVLTKKRKLDGMGVGFPVGFLSPLPPEEVGRLLPGPDAAVARREERGVMSRSHFKQFWKAGDYEGSPCGDWDSSAGGIDHVRVHPKFLHSNATSHKWALGAFAELLDNALDEVCSGATYVNIDMLENKKDRSRMLLIEDNGGGMGPDKMRHCMSLGYSAKSKVANTIGQYGNGFKTSTMRLGADVIVFSRSSGKDGKSATQSIGLLSYTFLTSTGKEDIVVPMLDYERGQGAWNKMLRSSSIDWDKNLETIIQWSPFFDEEDLLHQFYMMKTHGTRIIIYNLWEDDEGQLELDFEADPHDIQIRGVNRDEKSIQMAKDHPNSRFFLTYQHSLRSYVSILYLRIPHNFRIILRGKDVEHHNIVNDMMMSQQVTYRPQPGADGVTKDSNMVAVVTIGFVKDAKHHIDVQGFNVYHKNRLIKPFWRLWNAAGSDGRGVIGLLEANFVEPAHDKQGFERTTVLQRLEGKLIAMQKTYWRDNCHKIGYAPRNKNGSADKEGPPYETNGNTSGSKKPVNVSSKLRSKASKNISTYHGHVNVHTSDKATKRVQSPTKSGEGSSSSSEPPSPSAVNVTDKQVNGSSSKAFSAKKYSGKDVPVTRLSSCMDGTQSQQDYSTRGGTSLHTPSSKSKGNDVNGDSGVLERLRKENRELKQRLEAEKDRATSADLEQDLQREKDRSKLLETQLQTAQEKIEEMSREQETLIGIFSEERERRDNEEATLRKKLQDASSTIQLLLEKVRELEAKKSGNLKSKR